The window TCGAAAGAACGGGAACCATAGGGGGCCCGGGCGTTGTCTCCCAGGTAGATATAATCATACTGCGGCAGCACCCGGAGAATTTCCTTCATGACCGTGAGGCCGCCGTAGCCGGAATCGAATATACCGATGGGATGCGATGCGGGCATGGTTAGGGTCGGCCTTTACCGGCATCACTATGCCGGAGTCTTTGTTTTCCAGAGTGGTGCGCCATGGTTTTATTCACCATCCTCTGCGAGGGGTTCGGGGAATTTCGGGATCCCTTCAAACTTCCAGGCGTCATGTGAGCAGAACATTTCGAGGTGTGGATGAGTTCTTCGAACCGTGGCGAGAAGCTGGCGCACCCGTTCCTCTTCATCGGGGAGGTAATCGGAGATCCACCGGAATATACGGGTCCCGAAGCCGATAGACGCGGGTTCGGTGAACTGTTCTTCGAAGAGGGCGGCGTCCCCGAGGTGAATGATGGTCCTGTCTCCGGTCCGGACAGCGACGCCCATGTGTCCGGCCGTGTGACCCGCGAGATCGATGAGGATGATCTTCCCGTCGCCCCTGAGATCGCGGGTGCGGGGGAACCCGAAACGCTCTTCATCCGTGAAATCATGAAGTTCCCTGGGCGGGTCGTGGGCAAAGGCACCCCGGTGGTAAAAGGAAGTGAACCGGTGCCCCCGTTCGATGTATGAATCGTATTCCTTTCGTGATGAGTGGATCCGCGCGGCGGGAAAATCGGGTACCCCGCCGGTGTGATCGATGTGGAAATGGGTGAGGATAATGTCCTTCACGTCGTGCGCGTCATAACCGAGCTGCCGGACCCGGGAAAGAGCGTCCTCTCCCTCCCGTATCCTGAAGCTCAACAGGAGTTTTGAAAGCCGTCCCGGAAATTTGGCCGGATCTTCTATCGTGGTCCTGCCGAAACCCGTATCGATCAGCGTGAGGCCTTCCCTTTCCTCGATCAGGAAACAGACCATGGGCATCCTGACCAGTTTCCAGGGACGGTCCGATCGCATCACACCGCCGATCACCGGAAAGTATCCTGTTGAAAATGCGTAAAGTTTCATAATTTAACCCCTCTCTGTCGCCCCTGTTGCGTTCCCCGGAAACTGTTTTTCATGTGAGCCCGTGTCCGGAATCGTGCGATTCAGGCCGTCCTTGCCGCTGCCTGTCCCCGGGTGACCCGGATATAAACGAAGATGAAGAAGAGACAGGAGACAAAGTCATAGGGTCCCCACGATGCATAGAGAAGCCCGGCGATCGGGTCCGCGGAGAAGATCCCCCCCAGGGCCCGCCAGTGTCCCATGATCCAGGGTGCCCAGAGCGATGCGTAAAAGAGCTTTTCAAGGGCCAGCACCAGGACGGCGACAGGGGCCCTGTCGTAAACACTCCCGATCGCGATATAGGCGAGCCCCCAGAGGCCGATAGCCCCCAGTCCGATGGGTGAGAACACCTCCGGATAGAGATGGGTCAGCAGGGTGCTGTCATACAGGGGCACCGCCACCAGGGCGGCAGCGCAGATATTTCCTGTTCCAATGAGATAAAAAACCGTGCGGATCCATTTTTCAAACATGATCACCTCGCAAATTTGTAAAAAAGAAGCGGTTGTCAACCATGGTCACTCCTTTGTGTGAAACCCCAGGCCTGACCTGATACCTTCGACTATTGCCCCCGGCAGGTTTTGATATTTCAGGGCCTTGCTGGTGGCAAGCCCGAAGGTTCGCCTGAGGTTTCCCAGCGCCTCCGCCGTCTTGACGGCGACAGCCGTGGCGTTGATGATGGGCACCCGGGTGCCGGCGACCTTGACGTACCCGGCCTGGTACAGGGCCGGCCCGAGTGACGCGCAGCCGGCGATGACCACCTCGGCGCCGTCCTCCACCAGTTTTATCGCTTCCTTTTCAAAGGGCGGGACGGCGATCGCCGCGGGTTCAGAGAACATCACCGGATACAGTTTCTCGTCAAGTTCGCAGGACCGGATGGGGACGCCGCGGACCAGGCGGGACTCCAGGCCGTAACGCCGTACGTTATCTTCAACGACGGGGATCAATTTCTTTCGGACCGTGACGATGCCGAAGTTCCGGCCCAGCATGCAGGCCGTGAGCATGGCCG is drawn from Deltaproteobacteria bacterium and contains these coding sequences:
- a CDS encoding MBL fold metallo-hydrolase, translating into MKLYAFSTGYFPVIGGVMRSDRPWKLVRMPMVCFLIEEREGLTLIDTGFGRTTIEDPAKFPGRLSKLLLSFRIREGEDALSRVRQLGYDAHDVKDIILTHFHIDHTGGVPDFPAARIHSSRKEYDSYIERGHRFTSFYHRGAFAHDPPRELHDFTDEERFGFPRTRDLRGDGKIILIDLAGHTAGHMGVAVRTGDRTIIHLGDAALFEEQFTEPASIGFGTRIFRWISDYLPDEEERVRQLLATVRRTHPHLEMFCSHDAWKFEGIPKFPEPLAEDGE